The following is a genomic window from Phaseolus vulgaris cultivar G19833 chromosome 6, P. vulgaris v2.0, whole genome shotgun sequence.
AATCTGtcattgaaaaagaaaaatcacaTATAAAACTATATACATCATATAAACTCAAATATACGATATGTGAAACTTAATGAATCTGTTTCTTTGATGGATAGAAGAAAACATGCAGAGAGGGAAGAAAGGAGAAGATATGGCTCACTTTCTAtttctttgaacctcttttctatTTCATCTAAGGATATTTATAGATCAATAAAGTATTCCAGTCGCTTGTGATAAGATCACAAAAACGTGTTTTACTTTAGAAGAAATTTGTACCAAAATACATTTGTGATAAGAAAATTTGATAATTGAATTAGAAATTATTAGGTGGAAGATTATGAATCATCTTATGTGGACAAGCTTTAGAATAAGTACGAGAGAATGTGAGGGCCGAAGGCATATTCTTTTATTACATTAGAAAGCGCAACTGTACACGAAAAACATAGTAAATCCTATCTAATGAACAAAGTACACCATAACAAACTTTACTACCAGTCGCACTTTTCTCAAACCAAAAGGTATTTACATGGCCCATCTGCATGCCTTACAGTGACAAACACGTAAAAACATCACTCCATTAGTATACTGTATCCGAACATGGATCTAGTACTCTGTGGCTGCAAGAACTGCTGACCCCTCCACCTGATAATTCATCCAATCAAATACACAGAACAGATCACAAGAGATGTATTCAAGTTCATCtatggagagagcaacacagaCAAGAAATAAACCATGAAtgcaaaaatcaattttgtaagTCAAGCTTTaaggaattaaaaataatattttgtggTGTAGTTTCCAATTTCTTTTTTGTTAACCCAGGCCAAAGACTTTGTACCTAAACAAACCTGCCAACCACTTGCAAAACAAATCAAACATACattctaattttttgtttttttctattAGGGATGTTTCAAGGACAAGTGTGAGTATATTAAAATTTAGTTGCAGCTTGCAATACTAGTTACATAATTAATTTCAACTCTTAACTTTTTTAAACTCTAGAAAGAGATATGGAGATTGAGTTTAAATTAGTCTAATCCTTTCATTTTGGAAACCTAACCTTTGATTTAGTGCAATGTTCTGTATGCATGGCATTTTTATGAACTTCTGTTCTATTGTGTCTGACCTCACAGTTTTCCTTTGTACTAATGTGGTGTTAACCTCCTATTACTACTTGGACTGATTCTCTATTCTAAACAGATGAAAAGAATATCCTGCAAAGAGAGCTTTGAGTTGTAGCAGCAATAATATTTAAACTCTTGTCGTCTAGTTACCTTGAAGGTCGCACCCCAGATTTCCTCTTCCTCTGCAGGTACTGCAGTAATCTTATTCTTTGGATTCTCATAGCATCTCAGTCCTCCAACTGCTGTAGAGTAGAAACATCCTGTAAAATTCAGAGAATAACTAATGAGGGAATACTTACATTTTTGGgtataaataagaaataaaacatGGACAATGTCGTAGTATAAAATCTCCAAGACTTTTGTGCATgtaatatttttcatgtttcCCCTGTTCTACTATTAAATCTGACATATTATGAATTATCATCACCTTAAAGGTGAGGGGGAGAACATCACTCTAGAATCACAAACTATAAGCACCTCTGTAGGTCACTTGTAACAAGTAGTTGTCAAAATGTTGAGAATTGTGATAGGCTCTGATAAAATTAAACACACCTTCAGGGAAAGAAGCAAGGGACTTGCCACAAGAACCTTTAAGCAAATCTGCATCATCAGCAAAAGCTACATATCCATCAGCTGTAATTCCCCAATAGAGAGGAACTTTACCAGCTTGATCCTGTAAAAAACAATCCAAGCCCAAGGTTGAGTAAAAAAGACTGAAGATCATGACAAATTGATGGGATTGTTAGATAACTTACAGAAGCCACAAAGAGGGTAGAAGTGGACTTGTCAAAAACTATAAAAGCAAAGTTCCCGCTGAGGTGACAAACAACACGGTTGGCAGGGTAGGGTGCTCGATCACGTAAAGCTTTGTAAGCCTCAATCACCAAAATCACTTCAGTGGCTGACTTGGCCAGTCCATACTGTTGTCTCAGGCTGCCCAAATTGTCAAGAGCCCCCTCAAACAAGCAGAATATTTCATCCTTAACAGCAAATGATCTgacattttacattttacaaTTAACATTTAGACCATAAACGTATATAgatatatagatagataaaaTTCAATAAGAAACAGTGAAACAATATGCAATCTAGCTGAACCATCACATGTCTTACACTACCATAGTTATTATATATTGACCTAAAACAAATAGTAGTTGAGATACAAAGTGCACAATTTACCTCAAAGTGGTGTGCTACTTTCAATGCCTATATGGGATGGGATGATAAGAAGAAGGATGTGCTCAAAGTCTCAAACACAAAGGTAAACTTTGCATTGCccttttaattttcaattcaaaagcTTCATTTGTACCACTACTCCTATCAAGCATCATCTAAGTGACACTTCTCTTCCCACAAACAAAGTCCACATTTCAAAGTACTCAATTGTCTTAATTAGTTTATATGAGTAACCTAGTTCTTTTTTATGAGAAAAAGTTGGTAAAGATTAATTATGTCATTCACCTTCACacaaaagaaagagaagaatAAGACATCCAACCTAATCTTGTAACTACACTGCTTAAATGTTTTAGTATATTTGTgtaaatgttttaaataaaaatagcaaattttaaataaaagttatccATCCTACTTTTGATTAAGAAAACTTCTTGACAAATGAATCAAAAATGAAAACTTGATGACAAGAATATAAATAGCTTAATCAAAGTGTTTTCAATCTTCTGGGTCCACAAGCATAATCTATGTTATCCTTATCCTTTTATCTCATTCATCCTCTTTGGACCAAAAaagcaaaataataaaatgaaaataacagtTCAGCCAATAAAAGTCAACATTTTGAAGTGAAAAAAGCAAACCCAATGTATAGACTAATAATTGAACTAGAACCCACCACTTAGAGCATCcactaaaattttcattttttgtgacaaagaaaacaaataaaaggcATACACActaattatcaataaataacATGGAACTTACTTATAATATTAACTGATCCTAtcatcaaatttatttattttacttgcACTAATTTGATCAAA
Proteins encoded in this region:
- the LOC137832258 gene encoding stem-specific protein TSJT1-like, with protein sequence MLGIFSSSVVSPPEELVAAGSRTPSPKTTAEKLLKRFVDSQASAVSLQVGEHVQLAYTHHSESPWHPRSFAVKDEIFCLFEGALDNLGSLRQQYGLAKSATEVILVIEAYKALRDRAPYPANRVVCHLSGNFAFIVFDKSTSTLFVASDQAGKVPLYWGITADGYVAFADDADLLKGSCGKSLASFPEGCFYSTAVGGLRCYENPKNKITAVPAEEEEIWGATFKVEGSAVLAATEY